cttacagttaccctgaatgtaaatgggctaaatgtaccaatcaaaagacacagagtatcaggatgaataaaaaaacaagacccacctaTATGCTGTGTAtggaaaattcattttagacccaaagacaactccagattccaagtgagggggtggaaaacaatttaccatgctgatgaacatcaaaagaaagctggggtggcaatccttatatcagatcaatttgactgtaagccaaagactataataagagatgaggaaggacactatatcatacttaaaggatctgtccaacaagaagatctaacaattttaaatatctatccccctaacatgggagcagccaatatataaaccaattaataacaaaatcaaagaaacacatcgacaatagtACAATAAAAGTAGGAGACTTTaccacccccctcactgaaatggacagatcatccaagcaaaagatcaataaggaaataaaggccttaaatgacacactggaccagatggacatcacagatatattcagaacattctatcccaatgcaacagaatacacattcttctctagtgcacatggaacatgctccagaatagatcacatcctgggtcacaactcaggtctcaaccagtaccaaaagattgggatcactccctgcatattttcagaccacaatgctctgaagctagaactcaatcacaagaggaaagttggaaagaatccaaatacatggaggcttaagaacatccttctaaagaatgaatgggtcaaccaggaaattaaagaagaattgaaaaaattcatggaaacaaatgataatgaaaacacaacagttcaaaatctgtggaacacagcaaaggcagtcgtgagaggaaagtatatagcaatgcaagcctttcttaagaaacaagaaagatctcaaatacacaacttaaccctacacctcaaggagctagagaaagaacagcaaagaaagcctaaacccagcaggagaagagaaagaataaagaataaagagaaagaataaagaatttctgaaataaatatttcagaaatcaatgaaatagaaaccaaaaaaacagtagaacaaatcaacaaaactaggagctggttctttcaaagaattaataaggttgacaaccccctggccagacttatcaaaaagaaaagagaaaggacccaaattaataaaatcatgaatgaaagaggagacatcacaaccaacaccaaagaaatacaaacgattataagaacatatgatgagcaaatatatgacagcaaatttgacaatctggaagaaatgagtgCATCCATAGAGATgtataaaataccaaaactgaatcaggaagaaatagaaaacctaaacagacccataaccagtaaggagattgaagcagtcatcaaaaaatctccaaacaaacaagagcccagggccagatggctttccagggaaattctatcaaatatttaaagaagaattaatatctattctcttgaaactgttcaaaaaaacagaaatggaaggaaaagttccaaactcattttatgaggccagcatcaccttgatctcaaaaccaaaggccccatcaaaaaagagaattacagaccaatatccctgatgaccacagatgcgaaaattctcaccaaaataccagccaatagggtccaacagtatattaaaaggattatccaccacgatcaagtgggatttattccagggctgcaagattggttcaacatctgcaaatcaatcaatgtgatacattaatgaaaggacaagaaccatatgatactctcaaaagatgctgaaaaagcatttgacaaagtacagcatcctttcttgatcaaaacacttcaaagtgtaggaataggggtacatacctcaatatcatcaaagccacctatgaaaaacctacagcgaatatcattctcaatggagaaaaactgagagtttttctgctaaggtcaggaacatggcagggatgtccattatcaccactgctcttcaaatagtactggaagtcctagtctcagcaatcagacaaaaaaagaaattaaaggcatccaaattggcaaagaagaagttaaactatcGCCCTTTGTGGATGATatgatgctttatgtggaaaacccaaaagactccactccaaatctgctagaatttgtacaggaattcagtaaagtgtcaggatataaaatcaatgcacagaaatcagttgcatttcttatAGAAAtgccaacaacaagacagaagaaaaacaaattaaggagttgatcccatttacagttgcaccccaaaccataagatatctaggaataaacctaaccaaagaggcaacaaatctgtactcagaaaactataaagtactcatgaaagaaattgaggaagacacaaaggattggaaaaatgttccatgctcatggattggtagaacaaatattgtgaaaatgtctatcctacctaaagcaatctacacatttaatgcaatccctatcaaaataccatcaatttctttcaaagaaatggaacaaataatcctaaactttatatggaaccagaaaagatcttgaacagccagaggaatgttgaaaaagaaagccaatgttggtggcatcacaattccagacttcaagctctattacaatgctgtcatcatcaagagagtatggtactgacacaaaaacagacatatagatcaatggcacagaatagagagcccagaaacagaccctcaactccatggtcaactaatctttgacaaagcaagaaagaatatccaatggaaaaaaagacagtctcttcaacaaatggtgtttggaaaattggacacccacatacagaaaaatgaaactggaccatttccttacaccacacacaaaaacagactcaaaatggattaaggacctcaatgtgagaaaggaatccatcaaaatccttgagaagaacataggtagcaacctcttcgacctcagccgcagcaacttcttcctaggaacattgcaaaaggcaagggaagcaagggcaaaaatgaactattgggactcatcaagatcaaaagcttttgcacagcaaaggaaacagtccacaaaaccaatgggagaaggtatttgcaaatgacataccagataaagggctagtatccaaaatctacaaagaacttatcaaactcaacacccaaagaacatataatccaatcaagaaatgggaagaggacatgaacagacatttctgcaaggaagatatccaaatggccaaaagacacatgaaaaagtgctccacatcactcggcatcaggaaaatacaaagcaaaaccacagtgagataccacctcacaccagttagaatggctaaaattaagtcaggaaattACAGAATTGAATTGAAGAattgaagaaagaaggaatttttactttttttttaagtgaggaaatGCTTTTCACCTAGGTTTTTAAGGCAGCACAGACTGCCAAAGGCTGTTTTCTATGGACTGAAATCGTGTGGAGAGATTTCAAGGGGAACCCTccaacactgttggtggaaatgcaagctggtgcagccattctggaaaacagcatggaagttcctcaaaatgttgaaaatacagctaccctatgacccagcaatcgcagtactgtgtatttaccctaaagatacaaatgtagtgatctgaaggggcatgtgtacccaaatgtttatagtagcaatatccacaatagccaaactatggaaagaatctaaatgtccatcaacagatgaatggataaatatggatacacacacacacacacacacacacaatggaatactatgcagccctcaaaagaaataaaatcttttcatttgcaacgacatggatggagctaaagggtattatgctgagcaaaataggtcaatcagagaaagacaactctcatatgatcttcgtgataggaggaatttgagaggcaatgtggggggtttggagggtaggaaaggaaaaaaaaaacggatgggatcaggagggagacaaaccataagagactctctttttttttttttaaagattttatttatttatttgacagacagagatcacaagtaggcagagaggcaggcagagagagaggaggaagcaggctccctgctgaacagagagcccgacgcagggctcgattccaggactccgggatcatgacctgagccaaaggcagaggccttaacccactgagccacccaggcgccccccataagagactcttaatctcacaaaacaaactgcagactgctgtgggagggagggagggagagagtggtggggttatggacattggggagggtatgtgttatggtgagtgctatgaattgtgtaaacctgacaattcacagacctgtacctctagggctaataatacattatattttcataatcacattaaatgtgaATGGTCAAAACATTAATCAAAAGGCAGACATTGTCagacttgattttaaaaacaactcaactgggacacctgggtggctcagttggttggacgactgccttcggctcaggtcatgatcctggagtcccggaatcaagtcccacatcgggctcccagctccatggggagtctgcttctccctctgaccttctccttgctcatgctctctctcactgtctctctctcaaataaataaataaaatcttaaaaacaaaaaaaccgacTCAACTATATGTTGCCTACTAGAAACTCAGTATAAATATGAAGATActaatatattgaaataaaagaatgaaaaaagttgTGTATGCGATGTGAACAGTAGTCAAAAGGAAGCCGAAGTAACTGTATTAACATCAGCTATGATAGACTTCCAAGCAAGACGTATGACCAGAATCAGATAGTCATTTCATATCAATGAAGAGGTCGATTCATCAAGAAGTTGTAAGAATACCCCAAGTTTCTGCACCTGACAGCAGCTCCAAAAGACATCATGCAAACTGATAGAACTACATGGAGAAATTGACAAATTCACTGGAAAAAGAAGTTACAGTTCTTGCTTGAATACAGCAAGGAGACAGTGGACTGAAACAACACTATCAATCAAGGCTGCTCAGCTACAGTTTCTAGAGTACTCTACCCGGCCATGGCACTATCTTCTCAAGAGCCCTTGTTGCTTCTTGTAGCAATACCATTACTTATTAGTTACATCATCTTGAGCAGATTATTACTCTGCATCGTGCTTTAATTTGTCTGTTGGAGGGGGGGAAATAAGAACATATACCACACGGAGTTATTTTGGGGagtgaaaatatataaatgcacaTGAGGCATttagaacactgcctggcacaggggtgcctgagtggttcagtggattaaagcctctgccttcagctggggtcatgatctcaggggtcctgggatcgagccctgcattgggctctctgctcagcagggagcctgcttccctctctctctgcctgcctctctgcctacttgtgatctctgtctgtcaaataaataaataaataaataaataaataaaatcttaaaaaaaaaaagaaaaggaaagaaaaaagaacactgcCTGGCACGGAGGGAACTCTCCACACATGGCAGCCATCATTTTTACTATTCCAACTAAATGTCCTTGCTTTCTCAGGATATTTTCTGGTAACGGCCAAGCCTAAAAAATGTTAGAATTATGATCATCACAAAGTCAGATTTTCTTGTTCTCCCTTCACTAAAAACCAGTCCCCAAACAGTACAAGGGGacccccctcccagcctcctgtAACTTCTTCAATTAGAAGAACAGTGTGGCTGAGAAAAGgacaggtgggggaggagggtgaggatagtgAGCCTTCAATggtgcctggggaggggagagcatggcgggcggggtgggggggcggtcgGTGGGGGATGAGACAGCAGTGGGAAGGCATGGCCTAGAGCAAGACCGCAAACCCTTGGGCTGTCGCAGGTCTAGGAAGGATGAGGTCCTCCCTGGACACGAGAGGGGAGCATTGATTCCGCCCACACTCAGCACCATGAAAAGGGGCAAGAGTATTTGGAGGAAGACATGGGAGGCCATGGTGGAAggctttcctctccctcctctgctctaCTTAAGGGTGTGGCAAACCTAGGGCCACATGTCCCCTCAGCACACAGTCACAAAAGACCAGATCCTCCCAGCAAAAGCCCAAAGCATGGAACTTTGTTACAAGTCTTATCCTCAGGATGCTGCCACGCTTTGTCATCATTTATAGACTGGGGTGGAATGCAATGTCCTTCACCCTATTGAGATTGCCCCAAACCACACACCTGCAGAGCTGGAGGGACCCATAACATGAATTACCCGTGTGACACCCCTTATAAAGGAtggctttctttttataaaagcgGTCGTCCACATTTATCAGTCAGCAGGCGCCCAAGCCCAGAGTTCTCACTGATCActtgagggaggcagagagacagacagacaatcaCTTTGTGTGCTGCGATTCTGAGCCACGGGACTCAACTGTGAAAACCCATGCAATTCTGCAAAGCAATATCCCCTTGAGTGTTCAGAAAAGCCATTGTGCCATGTTTTTCAGGATATCCCAAACTTGATCACAAATGAAGGAGCAAGGGAATgctaaaaaaagcaaaaggcacTTATTTGTTTCCCAAACAAGAATATCATTTATTTGCCGATGGAAGCTTGaaggaaaattacatgaaaaaagaACTGGAGGAACAAAAGTGCTGTTAGGCTAAATGAGAAGCTTTTTGATTACAGCTCTGTGTTATTAAATGGCTGTGGATCGCCTACCTACTTGTTTGGGTTCTTGACATTTTTTGccttggattatttattttgaaagttaatcggtgttgcttctctctctgcaggGGTTATATACTGTTCTATCAATCTCCTGAAAAACACAGCGATCACTGAGATGATTAAGAAAATAAGGCGCATTAACATAATGGACACCACCTGCACTGGGGCAGGCATATCCTCTTTCAGCTGTCTCGCCGGCCCGCTGTCAATGCTGCCTCCATACCCTACCTCCTCGCAGAATGGAGGCGCCCAACCATAGGTGCAATGGCAGTTTCTCTTATTGTTGCAAACGCCTCGGAGGTTGCACTTCGAAGGTGGACAGTCAAATTTCAAGGTGGAGGTACGCACACAAGTTCTGTTAACACAGATACGGTCAAAACCACAGGGGGTACCATCATTTATGACACCGATGTCAGATATTCCTGTGGGCTCCAAGGATTCGTGGAAACCTACCCCCCAGCACATGAGATTTTCTGCTCGCagatgagtagagatgagggcCCTATGCACTGGCATATCAGGGACGCTCTTGACATTTATACACTGTAGCCTGCCGCACAGTGCATTTTCCTTGGTACAGGCTTTGTACCTACGGTAACCTCTGAAACCACAGTTCCCATATTGGTCACCCATTAAATTCACTGCCTGATAGCACTGCTCAGGAGCTTCCCTGGCATCAGATCCAAAAATATTTTGGCACTGCGTATATCTGGAATTGCACCTCCTTTTGAAACAAAGGGAGTTACGCTTGCAAAGGGTTCCATCATGCTTATAAGTATCATTTGGGCAGAAATTTGAGATTCCACTGCAGTACTCTGCAAGGTCACATTCATTATCTTCCTTTCGACACATGTACCCAAGCGGACGAAAGCGACAGTTATGACAGCAAAGCCCGGTGTTACAATCGGCACCTTGCACGAATTTACAGTCTGGTTGGCAACACCTGTCATTTTTACAGTCCTCTCTTGAACCACAATCACATTCTTCAGTGCCTTCCACAATTTTATTTCCACATCTCTCCACCACATAACCAAGTCCCGGGATATTATTTAGACATTCTGCTCCTGCTTGTACGTGATCAAAATATTCGCTATAACTACAATTACTAAACCCACTACTCCCAGTGCCCATGATACAAGTGCGCTTACCTCTACACTGACAATACAGCGTATCATGTTTCATTCCCACCCCATGACCCAGTTCGTGAGCAGACAGTCTGCTGGCTTCAAGAATATTTGCGTTTGTAAAACTACTTACTGATCCACTATATTGGTCCTTACACACACCTCCAATATACGCCCATCCAAGCGAATGAGTAAAAGTATGTGTAGTATACAAATGTGCCCAATCTGCTGAAATCTGCTTAGAAAGGTTTGCTGTACGGTATTTTAAAAACGCGTTTAGAAGTTCTTGTGAGCTCATTTGGTGAATATTTAATCTGTCGTTCTCTGTCCATATTTCAATACCTTGTAGAATTATCCTCATATTGAGATCTTTAAAGAAGGTGTCCATAATCCCAGTCAAAAGAACGGCATCCTGTATGACTCGAGTAACATTGGCATTTGAAAACAAATATCTCTTGTAATCAAAGACTAGGGCTATTTCCATGTACTTCGGATGGAGAGAGGATCTGGGAGAATCCCTAAGCCTCGCCATATTCTCCGTCAGAGCCATCTTCTCTTCTAGGTCATCATTAGTTAAGCCACAGGTCTGATTCTGAAATTTGCCGTCTGTCTTCAGGAGATACATGACATGTTCAAAGCTGGAGGAGGCCGGGAGGGGCTCGATTTGGTAACGTTCCTCGTCAATTCTCAATATGCCTCGGAGACTCCCTGTGCATGTACTTAAAGTAGCTTCTGAATCCTGAGTTCCTTCAACCAGGCCTATGTAGTTACAGTCCCTGGGTATGTAAGGGTGATCCTCCAGGAGTTTCCCTTGTTTTGTGAAGGAGAAAACCTTTAGATTTCGGGGCAGTAGAAACCTCTTGGGCCAGAGGTGGAGGACATACTTCTTGCCTTTGACCTGCAGGAGGTAGGACACTTGCTGGACGGCACCCTGCGGGCCTCCCCGGAGGCTCAGCTTCTTGGGAATGATGATTTCATACGACTCAAACCCCCATTCAGGGTGAAAAATTAAACCCTCGCCAAGAGCGTCTAAGAGAAGCGCCACCAGGACGATTAGGGGGAGTAAATGGCTTTTGGGGAATAAGGTCCATCCTGACCTCATGGCCGGAACGGGTGGCCCCAGCGAGTCAATCCCAGCAACTGGCCTGTGAGTCAGGTTCCAGGGGTGGCTGCTAGGGGCGCGGGAGTGCAAAGTGCCAAGTTCCCAAAGCAGGGTACGCAGgaaccccccgcccccagcctcccAAGGCTCGGTCTGGCTGACATTCCCTGAATGAATCTAGTTCGTTTCCGGGGCGGTGCCGTTGGGCGGTGCCGTTGCACGCACGAGGGAGAACCGAGGGAAAAGTGCTTGGCTCCTCTGGagaataaaacaggaaagagggGTTTTTGGCGCGAGGGATGGAGAAGGGCGGTGAGCAGcttggagaaaagggaaggactagagaaaaaggaagaacaaaagacATCTTGTCGGAGGATTACCGCATCCTGTGCTGTTTCATCTGTTTCTGCACTCCCTAGGACACACCTCGTGTTTTCCATCGGTGGGAATCATCTAGACGTTTCCTAAGCACTGCGGGCCCCGCACTGTCACACCATTCCCAGCTTTCAGCTAGACTCGCGTAGCCTCGGGGGCCGCGGCAGAGCGAAGGGTCTAATCCCTCCCCTACCTGGGGCAGAGCCGGCCTTCTAGCAAGAGAAAGTTTCCAGCTCATTTTCTCCCGTGGCTCTTTCTGCTCTTTGTCCTTGGATGCCAGGGACTAGAGGGATTTGGGGCCTGTGTgcagcgtgggggtggggggtggggtagggaatGTAGGCATAGAAAAACACTTGTGAGAGCAGAACCCCTGGAGTTCTCGGAGAAAGGCAAATTGGTGGTTATGTTTGTAGTATGAGTGGTGGGTGAAGGAGGAGACTGCGAAGGGCCACggattaaaatgattttaaaacgaCTGACAATAGCAGATTTTGATGAGGGTGTAGAACGAGAACAACTCTGACACATTTCTGGAGGGAATTGAATAGGCTAAAACCACGTTAGAAAACTGTTTAGCAGCA
This Neovison vison isolate M4711 chromosome 2, ASM_NN_V1, whole genome shotgun sequence DNA region includes the following protein-coding sequences:
- the ADAM30 gene encoding disintegrin and metalloproteinase domain-containing protein 30, giving the protein MRSGWTLFPKSHLLPLIVLVALLLDALGEGLIFHPEWGFESYEIIIPKKLSLRGGPQGAVQQVSYLLQVKGKKYVLHLWPKRFLLPRNLKVFSFTKQGKLLEDHPYIPRDCNYIGLVEGTQDSEATLSTCTGSLRGILRIDEERYQIEPLPASSSFEHVMYLLKTDGKFQNQTCGLTNDDLEEKMALTENMARLRDSPRSSLHPKYMEIALVFDYKRYLFSNANVTRVIQDAVLLTGIMDTFFKDLNMRIILQGIEIWTENDRLNIHQMSSQELLNAFLKYRTANLSKQISADWAHLYTTHTFTHSLGWAYIGGVCKDQYSGSVSSFTNANILEASRLSAHELGHGVGMKHDTLYCQCRGKRTCIMGTGSSGFSNCSYSEYFDHVQAGAECLNNIPGLGYVVERCGNKIVEGTEECDCGSREDCKNDRCCQPDCKFVQGADCNTGLCCHNCRFRPLGYMCRKEDNECDLAEYCSGISNFCPNDTYKHDGTLCKRNSLCFKRRCNSRYTQCQNIFGSDAREAPEQCYQAVNLMGDQYGNCGFRGYRRYKACTKENALCGRLQCINVKSVPDMPVHRALISTHLRAENLMCWGVGFHESLEPTGISDIGVINDGTPCGFDRICVNRTCVRTSTLKFDCPPSKCNLRGVCNNKRNCHCTYGWAPPFCEEVGYGGSIDSGPARQLKEDMPAPVQVVSIMLMRLIFLIISVIAVFFRRLIEQYITPAEREATPINFQNK